From the Pirellulales bacterium genome, one window contains:
- a CDS encoding DUF4058 family protein produces the protein MKSPFPGMDPYLELHWRDVHQSLVTYARDHLQGKLPGDLVARMEEQVYVEPYDLDVEYRRAIYPDVRITEHPHREEGGGVAVASATTTAAEPLVVYLPEMANEGYIEIRERTAEQRLVTVIEVLSPSNKYAPGRKEYRRKQRELRRARVSLVEIDLLRGGGWVMNMPKRAIPTAYHRGYGACVWRAWEPVRAELYRFSVRQPLPHIKIPLRKTDPDVPLDLQSLVDQCYANGRYDSLDYSAGPEPPFDEADAAWANDLLKSAGRR, from the coding sequence ATGAAAAGCCCTTTTCCCGGCATGGATCCATATCTCGAATTGCACTGGCGCGATGTGCATCAGAGCCTGGTTACTTACGCCCGCGATCACCTTCAGGGCAAGCTGCCCGGCGATCTGGTGGCCCGGATGGAGGAGCAGGTCTACGTGGAGCCCTATGATCTCGACGTCGAATACCGACGGGCGATCTACCCGGATGTACGGATCACGGAGCATCCGCATCGCGAGGAGGGTGGGGGCGTTGCGGTGGCCTCCGCCACGACCACGGCAGCCGAGCCGCTCGTCGTCTATCTTCCGGAAATGGCCAACGAAGGGTACATCGAAATCCGCGAACGCACGGCCGAGCAGCGTCTTGTCACAGTGATCGAGGTTTTGAGCCCGTCGAACAAGTACGCGCCGGGCCGAAAGGAATATCGCCGGAAACAGCGCGAGCTTCGCCGCGCCAGGGTCAGCCTCGTCGAGATCGATTTGCTGCGCGGGGGCGGCTGGGTCATGAACATGCCGAAACGTGCCATTCCCACGGCCTACCACCGCGGGTATGGGGCATGCGTTTGGCGGGCCTGGGAGCCGGTCCGAGCGGAGCTCTACCGCTTCTCAGTGCGCCAGCCGCTGCCCCACATCAAGATCCCTCTGCGCAAGACCGACCCCGACGTGCCGCTCGATCTGCAGTCCTTGGTCGATCAGTGCTATGCCAACGGGCGATACGACTCGCTCGATTACTCGGCCGGGCCGGAACCGCCCTTCGACGAGGCCGACGCCGCGTGGGCCAACGATTTGCTTAAGTCGGCAGGCCGTCGCTGA
- the rho gene encoding transcription termination factor Rho, which translates to MAKKKRGRGGRGMNGSSSFNGHAPRRRRRGGGGGGGGGGGGGGGGGGDRMPPDLEPLMENGEPVPLEPAVGVLELHPNGYGFLRDPKNNYQRERTDPFVPGTMIEKFGLREGVLINGMVQQSRKQQGPRLREVIDVDGIKPEEYLNVKSFDALTAINPESWLQLETGPQPLSPRVMDLLTPLGKGQRALIVAPPRTGKTILLQQISQAISTNYPEVKLYVLLIDERPEEVTDFRRSVLNGEVLASSLDRDVESHVRLSQLMVERCKRLVEMGHDVFLLMDSITRMARAFNKWVGNTGRTMSGGVDIKALDIPKKLFATARLFEEGGSLTIVATALIDTGSRMDELIFQEFKGTGNMELVLDRKLADRRVWPAIDISQSGTRREEKLLDTETLHAVTMLRRTLSSMHHVDAMEQLTKQLSKFKSNRDFIDLIAGAKAVD; encoded by the coding sequence ATGGCGAAGAAGAAACGCGGCCGCGGCGGACGCGGCATGAACGGTTCCAGCTCCTTTAACGGACATGCACCGCGGCGACGACGACGCGGAGGAGGCGGCGGCGGTGGAGGAGGCGGCGGCGGTGGAGGAGGCGGCGGTGGAGACCGCATGCCTCCCGACCTCGAACCCCTGATGGAAAATGGCGAGCCGGTGCCTCTCGAACCGGCGGTGGGCGTTCTTGAATTGCACCCCAACGGCTACGGCTTTCTCCGCGATCCCAAAAACAACTATCAGCGCGAAAGGACCGATCCCTTCGTGCCGGGCACCATGATCGAGAAGTTCGGCCTCCGCGAAGGGGTGCTGATCAACGGCATGGTGCAGCAAAGCCGCAAGCAGCAGGGACCGCGGCTGCGGGAAGTCATCGACGTCGACGGCATCAAGCCCGAAGAGTATCTCAACGTCAAAAGCTTCGACGCGCTCACGGCAATCAACCCCGAGTCGTGGCTGCAATTGGAGACCGGCCCGCAGCCGCTCAGCCCGCGGGTGATGGATCTGCTCACGCCGCTGGGCAAAGGGCAGCGGGCCTTGATCGTGGCCCCGCCTCGCACGGGAAAAACCATCCTGCTGCAGCAGATCAGCCAGGCGATTTCCACGAATTACCCGGAGGTGAAGCTCTACGTGCTGCTCATCGACGAGCGGCCCGAAGAGGTGACCGACTTTCGCCGCAGCGTACTCAACGGCGAAGTGCTCGCCAGCAGTCTCGACCGCGACGTCGAAAGCCACGTGCGGCTTTCGCAGTTGATGGTCGAACGCTGTAAGCGGCTGGTGGAAATGGGCCACGACGTGTTCCTCTTGATGGACTCGATCACCCGCATGGCCCGCGCCTTCAACAAGTGGGTGGGCAACACCGGCCGCACCATGTCGGGCGGCGTCGACATCAAGGCCCTCGACATTCCCAAGAAACTGTTTGCGACGGCGCGACTGTTCGAGGAAGGCGGTTCGCTGACCATCGTGGCCACGGCCCTGATCGACACGGGCAGCCGCATGGACGAGTTGATCTTTCAGGAGTTCAAGGGCACGGGCAACATGGAGCTGGTGCTCGACCGCAAGCTGGCCGACCGCCGCGTCTGGCCCGCCATCGACATCAGCCAATCGGGCACGCGCCGCGAAGAGAAACTGCTCGACACTGAAACGCTGCACGCCGTGACCATGCTTCGCCGCACGCTGTCGAGCATGCACCACGTCGACGCCATGGAGCAGCTCACCAAGCAGCTCTCCAAGTTCAAGAGCAACCGGGACTTCATCGATTTGATCGCGGGTGCCAAGGCGGTGGATTAG
- a CDS encoding thioredoxin family protein, which translates to MLANWLLVWAFAAPSFADSPAGEAGWRWETDLDAAQRTARQTNRLVLIHFGGPWCPPCQRLEQQVFNQPGFGRELQAKYVAVKVDPHTNRALAEKYGIRTFPTDVVITARGQLVYKVGSPNTRAAYTETMNRIAASVMPLDAIAADPKAKPEPQPRPQPAAPQPNKVHDPADRYAAYERSRPPAKPPAARAQAGQPKPLEDAHSTASTTEPRPNGLNASSVGSGNRLATAAQYQGEVAPAPPRPTGVATASRSGDATPATAAADLHTHVPVRDREMSAPAAHPPLALDGYCAVALVDKRQWQRGDQRWGAVHRGRTYLFVSQDAQQAFLANPDRYSPVFSGNDPVMRLDHHQNVPGRREHGAFYNERVYLFASEETFRQFDREPNRYATEARQAMRR; encoded by the coding sequence ATGTTGGCAAACTGGCTGCTTGTTTGGGCTTTCGCCGCGCCGTCGTTCGCAGATTCGCCGGCGGGCGAAGCCGGATGGCGCTGGGAAACCGATCTCGACGCGGCCCAGCGGACCGCCCGGCAGACGAACCGCCTCGTGCTGATTCACTTCGGCGGGCCGTGGTGCCCGCCGTGTCAGCGGTTGGAGCAGCAAGTGTTCAACCAGCCGGGTTTCGGCCGCGAACTCCAAGCGAAATACGTCGCCGTCAAGGTCGATCCCCATACCAATCGGGCACTCGCCGAGAAGTACGGGATTCGCACCTTTCCGACCGATGTGGTCATCACTGCTCGTGGACAACTGGTGTACAAGGTCGGCAGCCCGAACACGCGCGCGGCTTATACCGAAACCATGAATCGGATTGCGGCCAGTGTGATGCCGCTCGACGCGATTGCGGCGGATCCAAAAGCTAAACCAGAACCGCAGCCACGGCCCCAGCCGGCAGCGCCCCAGCCCAACAAAGTACACGACCCCGCCGATCGCTATGCGGCTTATGAGCGCAGTCGACCGCCGGCGAAACCCCCGGCGGCACGGGCGCAGGCCGGGCAGCCAAAACCGCTGGAAGACGCGCACAGCACGGCTTCGACCACGGAACCGCGACCGAACGGCCTGAACGCCTCGTCCGTCGGCAGCGGCAATCGCTTGGCCACCGCCGCGCAGTATCAAGGCGAGGTCGCGCCGGCACCGCCCCGGCCAACGGGCGTGGCGACCGCCTCAAGGTCCGGCGACGCGACGCCGGCCACCGCTGCCGCGGACTTGCACACACATGTGCCGGTGCGCGATCGCGAGATGTCCGCACCCGCCGCGCATCCACCGCTCGCATTGGATGGCTATTGTGCCGTCGCCTTGGTTGACAAGCGGCAATGGCAAAGAGGCGATCAGAGGTGGGGCGCAGTCCACCGCGGGCGAACGTATTTGTTCGTCAGCCAAGATGCGCAACAGGCGTTCCTTGCCAATCCGGACCGCTACAGCCCGGTCTTTTCCGGCAACGATCCGGTGATGCGGCTCGACCACCATCAAAACGTGCCCGGCCGACGGGAGCACGGCGCTTTCTATAACGAGCGCGTCTATCTGTTTGCCAGCGAAGAGACGTTCCGGCAATTCGACCGCGAGCCGAACCGCTACGCCACCGAAGCGCGGCAAGCCATGCGCCGCTAA
- a CDS encoding PVC-type heme-binding CxxCH protein, with protein MSITRVLPRLLFASALLGRVASLQAATGTDQSARPPAEALAALKTPDDLVVEQVLAEPDARQPLFIDFDERGRMWVVEYIQYPYPAGIKILSEDKFLRATYDKVPPPPPNHFRGLDKISIHEDTDGDGKFDKHKKFLDGLNIVTSFARGRGGVWVLNPPYLLFYPDRDGDDVPDGGPEVHLQGFGLEDTHSCANNLRWGPDGWLYACQGSTVSGDILRPGRDKKPVHSMGQLIWRYHPEQRRYEIFAEGGGNAFGLEIDSLGRIYSGHNGGDTRGFHYVQGGYFQKGFSKHGPLSNPYTFGYFPAMKHAAVPRFTHAFVIYEGAALPDRYNGLLFGVAPLQSHVVMSKLLPDGSTFKTEDVGHAIESSDDWFRPVGITVGPDGAIYVCDMYEAQIAHLRHHEGKIDTSTGRVYRLRARTKEPPAASFDLAKLSSGELIGQLKQPNKWSRRTALRLLGDRKDTSLVPELREKLQGETGQFALECLWALNLSGGFDESAAMVGLSHANPYVRDWTVRLLGDSGKVSLELASRLSQLAQSEPNVEVRSQLACTARRLPAEQCLALVRGLLARDEDLDDVHLPLLLWWAIESKAENDREAVVGLFSEPAVWQLAIVNKHILHRLMRRYAATGSRKDLVVCAKLLNLATGDDQRKALMRGFEEAFQGRPLAGLPDELVDAMSKFGGQSLTLSLRQGKPVAVEQALALIADDKADGNQRLQYIQIFGEVRQPACVPVLLKLLQATSDDGLRTAALAALEKYDAPEIAATVLTLYPQWTDDVRSVAQSLLASRKGTTLALLEAIDTGKVDATTIPLDVARKLTVHRDPRIAALIARHFGSIEGATTAQMQEQIDRLADTIRNGPASPYTGKKLFTANCAKCHRLFGQGGQIGPDLTSYKRDDVGNMLVNIVNPSAEVREGFETYQVLTDDGRVVSGFLVDRDNQVVVLRGADGQSVSLVQSEIEEMLPQRKSLMPEGVLAKMTEQDVRDLFAYLRSTQPLND; from the coding sequence ATGTCGATCACGCGCGTCTTGCCTCGTCTTTTGTTTGCCTCCGCGCTCCTCGGCCGCGTCGCTTCGTTGCAGGCCGCCACGGGAACCGACCAGTCGGCCAGACCGCCGGCCGAGGCGCTGGCCGCTCTCAAAACGCCCGACGATCTTGTGGTCGAACAGGTGCTGGCCGAACCCGATGCCCGGCAGCCGCTGTTCATCGATTTCGACGAGCGCGGCCGGATGTGGGTCGTCGAGTACATTCAGTATCCCTATCCGGCCGGAATCAAAATCCTCAGCGAAGACAAGTTCTTGCGTGCGACTTACGACAAAGTGCCCCCGCCGCCGCCCAATCACTTCCGCGGCCTCGACAAGATCAGCATCCACGAAGACACGGACGGCGACGGCAAGTTCGACAAGCACAAGAAGTTTCTCGACGGCCTGAACATCGTCACGAGTTTTGCCCGTGGCCGCGGCGGCGTTTGGGTGCTCAACCCGCCTTACCTGCTGTTTTATCCCGACCGCGACGGCGATGACGTTCCCGACGGCGGTCCGGAGGTGCATCTGCAAGGCTTCGGGCTGGAAGATACGCACTCCTGTGCCAACAACCTTCGCTGGGGTCCCGACGGCTGGCTCTATGCTTGTCAGGGAAGCACGGTCAGCGGCGACATCTTGCGGCCCGGCCGCGACAAGAAGCCGGTGCATTCGATGGGCCAGCTCATCTGGCGCTATCACCCCGAGCAGCGGCGATACGAGATTTTTGCCGAGGGCGGCGGCAATGCGTTCGGCCTGGAGATCGACTCGCTCGGCCGCATTTATTCGGGCCACAACGGCGGCGACACGCGCGGTTTTCACTATGTGCAGGGCGGCTATTTCCAGAAGGGCTTCAGCAAGCATGGGCCGCTGTCGAATCCCTACACTTTCGGCTATTTCCCGGCGATGAAGCACGCCGCGGTGCCGAGGTTCACGCACGCCTTCGTGATCTACGAAGGGGCCGCGTTGCCGGACCGATACAACGGACTGCTCTTCGGCGTGGCCCCGCTGCAAAGCCATGTGGTCATGAGCAAGCTGCTGCCCGATGGCTCGACGTTCAAGACGGAGGACGTGGGCCACGCAATCGAGTCGAGCGACGACTGGTTTCGCCCGGTCGGCATCACCGTCGGGCCGGACGGCGCGATCTACGTCTGCGACATGTACGAGGCCCAGATCGCCCATCTGCGGCATCATGAGGGGAAAATCGACACCTCGACAGGACGGGTCTATCGCCTGCGGGCACGGACCAAGGAGCCCCCTGCCGCGTCGTTCGACTTAGCGAAGCTGTCGAGCGGCGAGTTGATCGGCCAATTGAAGCAGCCGAACAAATGGTCCCGCCGGACCGCACTGCGGCTGTTGGGCGACCGCAAAGACACATCCCTCGTGCCTGAGTTGCGGGAAAAGCTTCAGGGCGAGACTGGCCAATTCGCTTTGGAGTGCCTGTGGGCCCTCAACCTGTCGGGCGGATTTGATGAGTCGGCGGCGATGGTCGGGCTGAGCCACGCCAATCCCTACGTGCGTGATTGGACGGTGCGGCTGCTGGGCGATTCCGGCAAAGTTTCGCTCGAACTGGCCTCGCGTCTGTCGCAGCTCGCCCAATCGGAGCCGAACGTCGAAGTGCGCAGCCAGCTTGCTTGCACCGCGCGCCGGCTGCCGGCCGAGCAGTGCCTGGCCCTCGTGCGCGGCTTGCTGGCCCGCGATGAGGATCTCGACGACGTCCATCTGCCGCTCTTGCTGTGGTGGGCCATCGAGTCGAAGGCCGAGAACGACCGCGAGGCAGTAGTCGGTCTGTTCAGCGAACCGGCGGTCTGGCAACTTGCGATCGTCAACAAGCACATCTTGCATCGTTTGATGCGGCGGTACGCGGCCACGGGCAGCCGCAAAGACCTGGTCGTATGTGCCAAGCTGCTGAACCTCGCCACGGGCGATGACCAGCGCAAGGCGCTGATGCGCGGCTTTGAGGAGGCTTTTCAGGGAAGGCCGTTGGCAGGCTTGCCCGACGAACTGGTCGACGCCATGAGCAAGTTCGGCGGACAGTCGCTCACGCTCTCGTTGCGGCAAGGCAAGCCCGTAGCAGTCGAGCAGGCACTGGCGCTGATTGCCGACGACAAAGCCGACGGGAACCAGCGGTTGCAATACATTCAGATTTTCGGCGAAGTTCGTCAACCGGCGTGCGTGCCGGTGTTGCTCAAGCTGTTGCAGGCGACCTCGGATGACGGCCTGCGAACCGCGGCCCTGGCGGCGCTCGAGAAATACGACGCCCCGGAAATCGCCGCCACGGTGCTGACGCTCTATCCCCAGTGGACCGACGACGTGCGCAGCGTCGCACAAAGCCTGTTGGCCAGCCGCAAGGGAACCACCTTGGCCCTGTTGGAGGCCATCGACACGGGCAAGGTCGACGCCACGACCATTCCGCTCGACGTTGCCCGCAAGCTGACGGTCCACCGCGACCCGCGGATCGCCGCTCTGATTGCCAGGCACTTCGGCAGCATCGAAGGGGCGACCACCGCCCAGATGCAGGAGCAGATCGACCGGCTGGCCGACACGATTCGCAACGGTCCGGCCAGTCCATACACCGGCAAGAAGCTGTTCACCGCCAACTGCGCCAAGTGCCACAGGCTGTTCGGCCAGGGCGGCCAGATCGGTCCCGACCTGACCAGCTACAAGCGCGACGACGTGGGAAACATGCTGGTGAATATCGTCAACCCGAGCGCCGAGGTCCGCGAGGGTTTCGAGACCTACCAGGTGCTCACCGACGACGGCCGCGTGGTGAGCGGTTTTCTGGTCGACCGCGACAATCAGGTGGTCGTGCTGCGCGGGGCCGACGGGCAATCCGTGTCGCTCGTGCAGAGCGAGATCGAGGAGATGTTACCGCAGCGCAAATCGCTCATGCCCGAAGGGGTACTGGCGAAAATGACCGAGCAGGACGTGCGCGATCTGTTCGCTTATCTGCGGAGCACGCAGCCGCTGAATGATTGA
- a CDS encoding tetratricopeptide repeat protein — protein MALATVACYKNLVNSGFVNLDDDYYVTRNPWVQMGLSRPSVHWAFTTMAVANWHPLTWLSLELDYQLFGPAPAGFHATNLVLHVANTLLLYWLLRRWTGAAGRSACVAAFFSLHPLHVESVAWITERKDVLSTLFLLLSLLAWQVYVRRAGVGAYAASLTLFILSLMAKPMGITLPLLLLLLDFWPLARGGEVGPNRTPWMPSKAMLVAEKLPFFLVSAACAAVTVLAQGHGGALAYGRSLSLADRLLAVPVNYLIYLRQTLWPAGLAVFYRHPGGDLPMWQPLAAAVVLALVTISARWLRQTRPYLTVGWFWFLISLLPVIGLVQTGAQATADRYMYLPMIGLLIGACWGGWDLAVRWRCREVLVLAATICLLACAGLTFRQVATWHDSVTLWQRAVSVAPPAVLSFVNYASALKEAGMTDEAQHWYREALAIDPDDFAANSGLGIVLSNKGHQEEAERHLLTALKSRPKHPLLLENLGIVKELQGHLDAAVEYYQLSAGFDPQSPRIQQHLQRVRQKQAAGPSQP, from the coding sequence TTGGCACTGGCCACCGTCGCCTGCTATAAGAACTTGGTGAATAGCGGATTCGTCAATCTCGACGATGACTACTACGTCACGCGCAATCCTTGGGTGCAAATGGGCCTGAGCCGTCCTTCGGTGCATTGGGCATTCACCACGATGGCGGTGGCCAATTGGCATCCGCTCACCTGGTTATCGCTGGAACTCGACTATCAACTCTTCGGCCCAGCCCCGGCGGGCTTTCACGCCACGAACCTCGTGCTCCACGTCGCCAACACGCTTCTACTTTACTGGCTGCTGCGCCGCTGGACCGGCGCCGCAGGCCGCAGTGCGTGCGTGGCCGCTTTTTTTTCACTGCATCCGCTGCACGTCGAATCGGTGGCCTGGATTACGGAACGCAAAGACGTGCTTAGTACCCTGTTCTTGTTGTTGAGCCTCCTGGCTTGGCAGGTCTATGTGCGGCGTGCGGGCGTCGGGGCGTATGCGGCGTCGCTGACGCTGTTCATTCTCAGTTTGATGGCCAAGCCTATGGGAATCACATTGCCATTGCTGCTCTTGCTGCTCGACTTCTGGCCGCTGGCGCGCGGCGGCGAGGTCGGACCGAATCGCACTCCGTGGATGCCGAGCAAAGCGATGCTGGTCGCCGAGAAACTGCCGTTCTTCTTAGTGAGCGCCGCTTGTGCCGCTGTTACGGTCTTGGCCCAGGGCCACGGCGGCGCGCTGGCCTACGGAAGGTCGTTGTCGTTGGCAGATCGGCTGTTGGCCGTGCCCGTGAATTATCTCATCTACCTGCGGCAAACGTTGTGGCCGGCCGGGCTGGCGGTGTTCTATCGGCATCCCGGCGGCGACCTGCCGATGTGGCAGCCGCTCGCCGCCGCCGTGGTCCTGGCCCTGGTCACCATCTCCGCACGATGGCTTCGCCAAACACGCCCTTATCTGACCGTCGGCTGGTTCTGGTTCCTGATCTCTTTGTTGCCCGTGATCGGCTTGGTCCAGACGGGAGCTCAGGCGACGGCCGACCGTTACATGTATCTGCCGATGATTGGCCTGCTCATCGGCGCATGCTGGGGCGGATGGGACCTGGCAGTTCGCTGGCGGTGTCGGGAGGTGCTCGTACTTGCGGCCACGATCTGCCTCTTGGCCTGTGCCGGGCTGACATTCCGGCAAGTGGCCACATGGCACGACAGTGTAACGCTTTGGCAGCGGGCTGTATCGGTCGCGCCGCCTGCGGTCTTGTCGTTTGTGAACTACGCTTCGGCCCTCAAAGAGGCCGGAATGACCGATGAGGCCCAGCATTGGTATCGGGAGGCGTTGGCCATCGACCCCGACGACTTTGCCGCCAACTCCGGCCTGGGAATCGTGTTGTCGAACAAGGGGCATCAAGAAGAGGCCGAGCGCCATCTGCTGACGGCGCTGAAGTCGAGGCCGAAGCATCCGCTGTTGCTGGAAAATCTCGGCATCGTGAAAGAATTGCAAGGGCACCTCGACGCGGCAGTCGAGTATTACCAATTATCTGCCGGGTTCGATCCGCAATCGCCCCGCATCCAGCAACATTTGCAGCGCGTGCGTCAGAAGCAGGCGGCCGGGCCGTCCCAACCCTGA
- a CDS encoding GNAT family N-acetyltransferase has product MANAKIDVVGVEDIPLITELYGQIYRPAKEAAFFQRRFLGRYNGLRLIAALDNRPVGFFLGFELKPSVYFSWLYGVLPEFRRKGIASQLMDAVHAWAAEHDYAWVRFECQNGHRPMLHLAIAREYNLVGIRWDPDLGSNLVIFEKELSPVEE; this is encoded by the coding sequence ATGGCTAACGCAAAGATCGACGTCGTAGGCGTGGAAGACATTCCGCTGATCACCGAACTGTATGGCCAGATTTATCGGCCCGCCAAAGAGGCGGCGTTCTTTCAGCGCCGTTTTCTCGGCCGCTATAATGGGCTACGACTGATCGCCGCGCTGGATAATCGGCCGGTCGGGTTCTTTCTGGGCTTCGAGTTGAAGCCGAGCGTCTACTTTTCCTGGCTCTATGGAGTCTTGCCCGAATTCCGCCGCAAAGGCATCGCTTCGCAGTTGATGGACGCCGTCCACGCCTGGGCTGCCGAGCATGATTATGCCTGGGTCCGCTTCGAGTGCCAGAACGGGCATCGCCCCATGCTGCACCTGGCCATCGCCCGCGAGTATAACCTGGTCGGCATTCGCTGGGACCCGGACTTAGGCAGCAACCTCGTGATCTTCGAGAAGGAACTGTCGCCGGTGGAAGAGTAG
- a CDS encoding asparagine synthase-related protein, translated as MHQNIALERLVDLSNPEANLILNMSLDEAIARLASGDPEQVRAIDGQFALVHREGKTVRMARSIGRPLRYFIAKRAEGPCLVVAERIDAIRDFLAAEGLVGQFHPSYTRMVPAHHLVEIALVGCPDPNPTYRRFFTPQRNSLPADIDAIGRAYIGALAEECRKWLGQIGPREPIGVLFSGGVDSGAVFVLLYHLLLATGQSPARLKAFTLSVDGDGDDVRQAREFLAALDLGLFLEVIDVPASAVDRREAVRAIEDYKPLDVQSAAFALALCRGIRQRYADWTYLADGDGGDENLKDYPIEANPELTVRSVLNNLMLYQEGWGVEAIKHSLTYSGGQSRGHVRSYAPARLCGFKGFSPYALPNVIQVSEGIPFIELTEWQHDRLYALKGEIVRRGVQAVTGLSMPVFEKRRFQHGAGARERLAERLPDDPQVYRREFAAMYG; from the coding sequence ATGCACCAAAATATCGCCCTTGAACGTCTCGTCGATTTGAGCAATCCCGAGGCCAATCTCATCTTGAATATGTCGCTCGACGAAGCCATCGCACGCCTCGCTTCGGGCGATCCCGAACAGGTGCGGGCCATCGACGGGCAATTTGCTCTCGTGCATCGCGAAGGAAAGACCGTGCGCATGGCCCGCTCGATCGGCCGGCCGTTGCGGTATTTTATCGCCAAACGCGCGGAAGGTCCCTGCCTCGTTGTCGCCGAACGTATCGACGCCATCCGCGACTTCCTGGCCGCCGAGGGACTTGTGGGACAGTTTCATCCGTCGTATACGCGGATGGTCCCGGCCCATCACCTGGTCGAGATTGCGCTGGTGGGTTGCCCCGACCCGAACCCCACCTATCGCCGCTTCTTCACGCCGCAGCGCAACAGTCTGCCCGCCGACATTGACGCGATCGGCCGGGCGTACATCGGCGCGCTGGCTGAAGAATGCCGCAAGTGGTTAGGACAGATCGGGCCTCGCGAACCGATCGGCGTACTCTTTTCGGGCGGCGTCGATTCAGGGGCGGTGTTCGTGTTGCTCTATCATCTGTTGTTGGCCACCGGCCAGTCGCCCGCCCGACTGAAGGCGTTTACGCTGTCGGTCGACGGCGACGGCGACGATGTGCGTCAGGCCCGCGAGTTTCTCGCGGCACTGGACCTCGGTCTGTTTTTGGAAGTGATCGATGTGCCGGCTTCGGCCGTCGACCGGCGTGAGGCGGTCCGGGCAATCGAGGATTACAAGCCGCTCGACGTGCAATCGGCGGCCTTTGCGTTGGCGTTGTGCCGCGGCATCCGGCAGCGATACGCCGACTGGACTTACCTGGCCGACGGCGACGGCGGCGACGAAAACCTCAAAGACTACCCCATCGAAGCCAACCCCGAGCTGACGGTCCGCAGCGTGCTCAACAACCTGATGCTCTATCAAGAGGGTTGGGGCGTCGAGGCGATCAAGCACTCGCTGACGTATTCCGGTGGGCAAAGCCGCGGCCATGTGCGGTCGTACGCTCCGGCCCGGCTGTGCGGATTCAAGGGCTTCAGCCCCTACGCGCTGCCGAATGTAATCCAAGTGTCGGAAGGGATTCCGTTCATCGAGCTGACCGAGTGGCAGCACGACAGGCTCTATGCGTTGAAGGGCGAAATCGTGCGCCGCGGCGTGCAGGCGGTCACCGGATTGTCGATGCCGGTGTTCGAAAAGCGTCGCTTCCAGCACGGCGCCGGCGCTCGCGAGCGGCTGGCGGAGCGGCTGCCGGACGATCCGCAGGTATACCGTCGCGAGTTCGCGGCGATGTATGGTTAG